A single window of Falco peregrinus isolate bFalPer1 chromosome 11, bFalPer1.pri, whole genome shotgun sequence DNA harbors:
- the SLC30A6 gene encoding zinc transporter 6 isoform X1: MGTIHLFRKSQRSLVGKLTHEFRLVAADRRSWKILLFGAINLICIGFLLMWCSSTNSIALTAYTYLTIFDLFSLVTCLISYWVMMKKPSPVYSFGFERFEVLAVFASTVLAQLGALFILKESAERFLEQPEIHTGRLLVGTFVALFFNLLTMLTIRNKPFAYVSEAASTSWLQEHVADLSRSICGIIPGLSSIFLPRMNPFVLIDIAGALALCITYMLIEINNYFAVDTASAIAIALMTFGTMYPMSVYSGKVLLQTTPPHVIGQLDKLLREVSTLDGVLEVRNEHFWTLGFGTLAGSVHVRIRRDANEQMVLAHVTNRLYTLVSTLTVQIFKDDWIRPTLSSVPIANNILNLSDHHIIPMPSLKASDNLNPVTSTPAKPSSPPPEFSFNTPGKNVSPVVLLNTQTKPYGLGFNHGSAPYSSVLNQGLGIPGVGATQGFRTGFTNVPSRYGTNAHGQPRP, encoded by the exons ATG gggacAATACACCTGTTCCGCAAATCACAGAGATCACTGGTTGGAAAGTTAACGCATGAGTTTAGGCTGGTTGCAGCAGATAGGAGG TCGTGGAAGATCTTGCTGTTTGGTGCTATAAATTTAATATGTATTGGCTTCCTGCTAATGTGGTGCAGCTCTACAAACAGCATAG ctttaaCAGCTTACACATATTTGACAATCTTTGACCTTTTCAG tttggtaaCATGTCTAATAAGCTACTGGGTAATGATGAAGAAACCCAGCCCAGTCTATTCATTTGG GTTTGAAAGGTTTGAAGTTCTAGCTGTATTTGCATCTACAGTTCTGGCACAGCTTGGTGCTCTTTTTATACTGAAAGAAAG CGCAGAGCGGTTTCTGGAACAACCTGAGATACACAC GGGGCGACTGCTGGTTGGTACTTTCGTGGCTCTCTTTTTCAACTTACTTACAATGCTTACCATTAGGAATAAGCCTTTTGCTTATGTCTCTGAAG CTGCCAGCACAAGTTGGCTTCAGGAACATGTTGCAGATCTTAGTAGAAG tatttgtGGAATCATCCCAGGATTGAGTAGCATCTTTCTGCCACGAATGAACCCTTTTGTCTTGATTGATATTGCTGGAGCTCTAGCTCTTTGCATTACATATATGCTCATTGAAATCAA CAATTATTTTGCTGTAGACACAGCTTCTGCTATAGCAATTGCTTTGATGACATTTGGTACCATGTATCCCATGAGCGTCTACAGTGGGAAAGTACTACTGCAG ACAACCCCACCTCATGTGATTGGCCAGTTAGATAAACTTCTTAGAGAG GTTTCAACTTTGGATGGTGTCTTGGAAGTTCGAAATGAGCATTTCTGGACATTAGGTTTTGGCACGTTG GCTGGATCAGTACATGTGCGAATTCGGAGAGATGCAAATGAACAAATGGTACTTGCCCATGTCACTAACAGATTATACACATTGGTCTCTACCTTGACTGttcagattttcaaagatgACTGGATCAGACCTACTTTATCATCTGTGCCTATTGCAAACAATATTCTGAACCTTTCGGATCATCACATTATTCCAATGCCATCTTTGAAAGCTTCTGATAATTTGAACCCTGTTACATCCACTCCAGCTAAGCCCAGCAGCCCACCgccagaattttcttttaatacaccAGGCAAAAATGTGAGTCCAGTCGTCCTTTTAAACACTCAGACAAAGCCCTATGGATTGGGCTTTAATCATGGATCAGCGCCCTACAGCAGTGTGCTCAATCAAGGACTTGGAATACCGGGAGTGGGAGCAACTCAAGGATTCAGAACTGGGTTTACAAATGTCCCAAGCAGATATGGAACAAACGCTCATGGTCAACCCCGACCATAA
- the SLC30A6 gene encoding zinc transporter 6 isoform X2, whose translation MGTIHLFRKSQRSLVGKLTHEFRLVAADRRSWKILLFGAINLICIGFLLMWCSSTNSIALTAYTYLTIFDLFSLVTCLISYWVMMKKPSPVYSFGAERFLEQPEIHTGRLLVGTFVALFFNLLTMLTIRNKPFAYVSEAASTSWLQEHVADLSRSICGIIPGLSSIFLPRMNPFVLIDIAGALALCITYMLIEINNYFAVDTASAIAIALMTFGTMYPMSVYSGKVLLQTTPPHVIGQLDKLLREVSTLDGVLEVRNEHFWTLGFGTLAGSVHVRIRRDANEQMVLAHVTNRLYTLVSTLTVQIFKDDWIRPTLSSVPIANNILNLSDHHIIPMPSLKASDNLNPVTSTPAKPSSPPPEFSFNTPGKNVSPVVLLNTQTKPYGLGFNHGSAPYSSVLNQGLGIPGVGATQGFRTGFTNVPSRYGTNAHGQPRP comes from the exons ATG gggacAATACACCTGTTCCGCAAATCACAGAGATCACTGGTTGGAAAGTTAACGCATGAGTTTAGGCTGGTTGCAGCAGATAGGAGG TCGTGGAAGATCTTGCTGTTTGGTGCTATAAATTTAATATGTATTGGCTTCCTGCTAATGTGGTGCAGCTCTACAAACAGCATAG ctttaaCAGCTTACACATATTTGACAATCTTTGACCTTTTCAG tttggtaaCATGTCTAATAAGCTACTGGGTAATGATGAAGAAACCCAGCCCAGTCTATTCATTTGG CGCAGAGCGGTTTCTGGAACAACCTGAGATACACAC GGGGCGACTGCTGGTTGGTACTTTCGTGGCTCTCTTTTTCAACTTACTTACAATGCTTACCATTAGGAATAAGCCTTTTGCTTATGTCTCTGAAG CTGCCAGCACAAGTTGGCTTCAGGAACATGTTGCAGATCTTAGTAGAAG tatttgtGGAATCATCCCAGGATTGAGTAGCATCTTTCTGCCACGAATGAACCCTTTTGTCTTGATTGATATTGCTGGAGCTCTAGCTCTTTGCATTACATATATGCTCATTGAAATCAA CAATTATTTTGCTGTAGACACAGCTTCTGCTATAGCAATTGCTTTGATGACATTTGGTACCATGTATCCCATGAGCGTCTACAGTGGGAAAGTACTACTGCAG ACAACCCCACCTCATGTGATTGGCCAGTTAGATAAACTTCTTAGAGAG GTTTCAACTTTGGATGGTGTCTTGGAAGTTCGAAATGAGCATTTCTGGACATTAGGTTTTGGCACGTTG GCTGGATCAGTACATGTGCGAATTCGGAGAGATGCAAATGAACAAATGGTACTTGCCCATGTCACTAACAGATTATACACATTGGTCTCTACCTTGACTGttcagattttcaaagatgACTGGATCAGACCTACTTTATCATCTGTGCCTATTGCAAACAATATTCTGAACCTTTCGGATCATCACATTATTCCAATGCCATCTTTGAAAGCTTCTGATAATTTGAACCCTGTTACATCCACTCCAGCTAAGCCCAGCAGCCCACCgccagaattttcttttaatacaccAGGCAAAAATGTGAGTCCAGTCGTCCTTTTAAACACTCAGACAAAGCCCTATGGATTGGGCTTTAATCATGGATCAGCGCCCTACAGCAGTGTGCTCAATCAAGGACTTGGAATACCGGGAGTGGGAGCAACTCAAGGATTCAGAACTGGGTTTACAAATGTCCCAAGCAGATATGGAACAAACGCTCATGGTCAACCCCGACCATAA